The following proteins come from a genomic window of Helicobacter canadensis MIT 98-5491:
- the hypB gene encoding hydrogenase nickel incorporation protein HypB: MDNPSKKNIEVSMRILSKNDEEAIKLRQFYQNNDLFVVNLMSSPGSGKTTLLENIAKNHLLDFSVIEGDLQTNRDAERLAKYGVNAYQITTGEACHLEALMVKDALEKLNQQGDLKNFLFIENVGNLVCPASYDLGANMNIVLLSTSEGDDKVLKYPTIFLCADAVVISKSDLIEVFEFQISRVKEDLAKLKKEIPLFLISKNNLDSMKEFCNFLKLNKEKNYVSSHTF, from the coding sequence ATGGATAATCCTAGTAAAAAAAATATTGAAGTGAGTATGCGGATTCTTTCAAAAAACGATGAAGAAGCAATCAAATTAAGGCAGTTTTATCAAAATAATGATTTATTTGTGGTGAATCTTATGAGTTCTCCTGGAAGTGGTAAAACAACTTTGTTAGAAAACATTGCTAAGAATCATTTACTAGATTTTAGTGTTATAGAAGGGGATTTGCAAACCAATCGCGATGCAGAAAGATTGGCAAAGTATGGAGTGAATGCGTATCAAATTACAACAGGTGAAGCTTGTCATTTAGAGGCATTAATGGTTAAAGATGCCTTGGAGAAGCTAAATCAACAAGGGGATTTAAAGAACTTTTTATTTATTGAGAATGTGGGTAATTTGGTTTGTCCTGCAAGTTATGATTTGGGGGCAAATATGAATATTGTTTTGCTTTCTACTTCAGAAGGTGATGATAAGGTTTTAAAGTATCCTACAATCTTTTTATGTGCAGATGCGGTGGTGATTTCTAAGAGTGATTTAATAGAAGTTTTTGAATTTCAAATTTCACGAGTTAAAGAGGATTTAGCAAAGCTTAAAAAAGAGATTCCATTGTTTTTAATCTCAAAAAACAACCTTGATTCAATGAAAGAATTTTGCAACTTTTTAAAATTAAATAAGGAGAAAAATTATGTGTCTAGCCATACCTTCTAA
- a CDS encoding LLM class flavin-dependent oxidoreductase translates to MRSGIFTLMENWHNNEAEAILNSLEIIKYCDSLGLDEAWIGEHHFNNFTLCSATTTLISAALAQTQNIKIGSAAILLPHYHPIQIAEKIATLDLLSKGRFLFGFARGAFPIFNIDRGNNPENNREIMLENAQIVHQLLFKEQVNFSGNFFEINNVSIRPHPRGLIPFYVASDNDETLQKVATLGYNFLGSLTLKENRAQQIHQIFKNNHPKKYEFTLTRAFYVDDNREVAEEKAQMGVDIFTQCMLRANESNPTFESIIKTSDYEEFRAEFFNKDKILETMIVGTPSDCIEQILEIKKQYMPDSLALKLLSPSLEDSKNILKTYKETILPNL, encoded by the coding sequence TTGAGAAGTGGAATCTTTACACTTATGGAAAATTGGCATAATAATGAAGCAGAAGCCATTTTAAATTCTTTAGAAATAATTAAATATTGCGATTCATTAGGTTTAGATGAAGCTTGGATTGGAGAACATCATTTCAACAATTTTACTCTCTGTTCAGCCACTACAACTCTAATTAGTGCAGCACTCGCACAAACTCAAAACATCAAAATAGGAAGTGCAGCTATTTTACTCCCACATTATCATCCCATTCAAATTGCAGAAAAAATTGCAACACTTGATCTACTCTCTAAAGGGCGTTTTCTCTTTGGATTTGCAAGAGGTGCATTTCCTATCTTTAATATTGATAGAGGAAATAATCCAGAAAATAACCGCGAAATTATGTTAGAAAATGCACAAATTGTGCATCAATTGCTTTTTAAAGAACAAGTTAATTTTAGTGGGAATTTTTTTGAAATCAATAATGTAAGTATCCGCCCTCATCCACGCGGTTTAATTCCTTTTTATGTTGCCAGCGATAATGATGAAACGCTCCAAAAAGTAGCCACTTTAGGGTATAATTTCCTTGGCTCCTTAACACTGAAAGAAAATCGCGCACAACAGATTCATCAAATTTTCAAAAACAACCATCCTAAAAAATACGAATTCACACTCACAAGAGCATTTTATGTAGATGACAATCGTGAAGTCGCTGAAGAAAAGGCACAAATGGGCGTGGATATTTTCACACAATGTATGCTTAGGGCTAATGAAAGTAATCCAACCTTTGAATCCATTATCAAAACAAGCGATTATGAAGAATTTAGGGCTGAATTTTTCAATAAAGACAAAATACTTGAAACAATGATTGTTGGAACTCCCAGCGATTGTATCGAGCAAATTTTAGAGATTAAAAAACAATATATGCCTGATTCTCTAGCTCTCAAACTTCTCTCGCCTAGCCTTGAAGATTCTAAAAATATTTTAAAAACCTACAAAGAAACAATCCTTCCAAATCTCTAA
- a CDS encoding autotransporter domain-containing protein, which produces MKISIAASRVLTSLGVVAALSSSAMAASGNQNNTGSSIQTITTASVIDSTTFKNNFKENVKGNWQFNNVNADLTLGFDATQIRSETNTLQNLDITANKVTITEPIGGYYPDEISNAVPDIGGISPSGQAFSFNINAKQVIFDGSLVGIYKDSNIVGDATFQNNALLSVIGHDLNIKGNANFLGNDSDVHLLQLGKVNVEKNLTMANSHFQFNAGAQTATQNGTLPSVDSNQPDYYNSILSTWNFTDWGIYVNQEANITNSKFGFFSADLPLGQMNIIHADKFNNDVLTSNEIGTIYYFKYISSLLTKPTILKPYTFVVEITNTNSLDGVTYTLNLSEDGKTLYINGQLSEDFAKDDLTSLKNITTSLIKTEQGYITKAKEQLNTIQWNLETKKGMLDSQKVGLENTIKVAEEQVKKLNDQLVAATDVAKKEEIQKQIDTENDKIATNRKLLNEATNELNATTTELKAIADAMTDLTYRYTNLTENAGKINTATETNIKDLMLQTLAPKINQGDYSLADEILKITKIRTDNILFGGILFDMNNKLTSIVSAAKASGNTGESLGILSSIAGSNIHNQQVMQVITNQRFFKDTRDAARSATSFADASSSAMTAVNVSNDMAIGSRIARANNPFQSLSKERFASIQSDAPYKYYETYNAAVWANAFGGANIIDGESGGVYGISVGADKNITDDILVGVYFTYANAELQDKLLKQDSDNFQLGIYSQIKIAPTWELNLKAYGQLGKTDQDVTSIAGINTSDFDQKFFGLSANVGKVFDLSNSWFLKPFAGANYYYSYTPDYTEKGSILAQHVRSNTNNSVSLEVGLESRKYFSESSYLFITPKIEQYVINNGDDYVGRFAGSTTSFRIASAEKKKTYGQLIVGGNIAINDSLSLNAGIGAKQILAGKVDSKNETYLNGNIGVKYRF; this is translated from the coding sequence ATGAAAATTTCAATCGCAGCAAGTCGAGTTTTGACAAGCTTAGGTGTAGTTGCTGCCTTATCAAGCAGTGCTATGGCAGCGAGTGGCAATCAAAATAACACAGGAAGCAGCATACAAACAATCACTACTGCTTCTGTTATAGATAGCACAACTTTTAAAAATAATTTTAAAGAGAATGTAAAAGGAAATTGGCAATTTAATAATGTTAATGCGGATTTAACTTTAGGATTTGATGCGACACAGATTAGATCAGAAACAAACACCCTTCAGAATCTTGATATAACTGCTAACAAAGTTACAATTACAGAACCTATTGGCGGATACTATCCAGATGAAATTTCCAATGCAGTCCCAGACATAGGTGGAATATCCCCATCTGGTCAAGCTTTTTCTTTTAATATTAATGCTAAGCAAGTTATATTTGATGGATCATTAGTTGGAATTTATAAAGATTCTAATATTGTAGGTGATGCCACATTTCAGAATAATGCTTTATTGAGTGTCATAGGGCATGATTTAAATATCAAAGGTAATGCAAATTTTCTAGGCAATGATAGCGATGTTCATTTGTTGCAACTCGGAAAGGTTAATGTTGAAAAAAATCTAACTATGGCAAATAGTCATTTTCAATTTAATGCGGGGGCACAAACTGCTACCCAAAATGGAACATTACCAAGCGTTGATTCAAACCAACCTGACTACTATAACTCTATATTATCTACTTGGAATTTTACAGATTGGGGGATCTATGTAAATCAAGAAGCAAATATTACAAATAGTAAATTTGGATTTTTTAGTGCTGACTTACCACTTGGACAAATGAATATTATCCATGCGGATAAATTCAACAATGATGTCCTAACAAGTAACGAAATAGGAACAATCTATTACTTTAAATATATTTCTTCATTGCTTACTAAACCAACTATCTTAAAACCTTATACATTTGTTGTTGAAATTACAAACACCAACTCTTTAGATGGCGTAACTTATACACTCAATCTTTCAGAGGATGGCAAAACCCTTTATATTAATGGGCAACTTAGTGAAGATTTTGCCAAAGATGATTTAACAAGCCTTAAAAATATTACCACAAGTCTCATTAAGACAGAACAAGGCTATATCACAAAAGCAAAAGAACAATTAAATACAATACAATGGAATTTAGAAACTAAAAAAGGAATGCTAGATTCTCAAAAAGTTGGTTTAGAAAATACAATCAAAGTAGCAGAAGAACAAGTCAAAAAACTTAATGATCAACTTGTAGCGGCAACAGATGTGGCAAAAAAAGAAGAAATTCAAAAACAAATCGATACCGAAAATGACAAGATTGCTACAAATCGAAAACTTCTTAATGAAGCAACAAATGAACTTAATGCTACTACTACTGAACTTAAAGCCATTGCAGATGCTATGACAGATTTAACCTACAGATACACTAACCTTACAGAAAATGCTGGGAAAATTAATACTGCTACAGAAACTAACATTAAAGACCTTATGTTGCAAACTCTTGCACCAAAAATTAATCAAGGGGATTATTCATTGGCTGATGAAATTCTAAAAATAACCAAAATAAGAACTGACAATATCCTCTTTGGTGGAATTTTATTTGATATGAATAATAAACTAACTTCAATCGTTTCTGCAGCAAAAGCTTCAGGAAATACAGGTGAATCACTTGGAATCTTATCTAGTATTGCAGGCTCTAACATTCATAATCAACAAGTAATGCAAGTAATTACTAACCAAAGATTCTTTAAAGACACAAGAGATGCTGCTAGAAGTGCTACAAGCTTTGCAGATGCTTCTTCATCAGCAATGACTGCGGTTAATGTTTCTAATGATATGGCAATTGGTTCTAGAATCGCAAGAGCTAACAATCCTTTCCAATCACTTTCTAAAGAAAGATTTGCTTCTATCCAAAGCGATGCACCTTATAAATACTATGAAACTTACAATGCAGCAGTATGGGCAAATGCTTTTGGTGGTGCTAATATCATTGATGGAGAATCAGGTGGCGTATATGGAATTAGCGTAGGTGCTGATAAAAATATCACTGATGATATTTTAGTGGGTGTTTATTTCACTTATGCAAATGCAGAATTACAAGACAAACTCTTAAAACAAGATTCTGATAACTTCCAATTGGGTATTTACTCTCAAATTAAAATTGCTCCAACTTGGGAATTAAACTTAAAAGCTTATGGACAACTAGGTAAAACTGATCAAGATGTTACAAGCATTGCTGGTATCAACACTTCAGACTTTGATCAAAAATTCTTTGGATTAAGTGCAAATGTAGGTAAAGTATTTGATCTTAGCAATAGCTGGTTCTTAAAACCATTTGCAGGAGCAAATTACTATTATTCTTATACACCTGATTATACAGAGAAAGGAAGTATTTTAGCTCAACATGTTCGATCTAATACTAACAACTCTGTAAGCTTAGAAGTAGGTTTAGAAAGTAGAAAATACTTCAGTGAATCATCTTACTTGTTTATCACTCCAAAAATTGAACAATATGTAATCAATAATGGAGATGATTATGTAGGTAGATTTGCTGGTTCAACTACAAGCTTTAGAATCGCTTCTGCTGAGAAAAAGAAAACTTATGGACAACTTATCGTTGGTGGTAACATCGCTATCAATGATTCTTTATCTTTAAATGCAGGAATTGGTGCTAAACAAATCTTAGCAGGTAAAGTAGATTCTAAAAATGAAACTTATCTCAATGGTAACATTGGAGTAAAATATAGATTCTAA
- the mutY gene encoding A/G-specific adenine glycosylase, whose translation MNLPLLHSSILLWYEKKGRKSLPWRDKTSKNRAYRVLVSEIMLQQTQVKTILERFYFPFLEKFPTLETLSKAKEEEVLLQWRGLGYYTRARNLLKCAKICCESHKGILPKDIESLQKLPGIGRYTAGAIACFGYDRAVSFVDSNIKRILTRFFALQSPSPKLLESKAKTILNTQEPFNHNQALLDIGATLCTPKNPKCTQCPLQPFCQGKENPTFYTPTKKTALLKQTLEIGIFIQDSKFALTKSQTKLYYNLYNFPLISPPKSHQTNKLGILKHAYTKYNLTLHLYSLQSQELLQQTQQKIEFFTQEELKNLPISSMTLKILDFLKKSTIN comes from the coding sequence ATGAATTTACCCCTTTTGCATTCTAGCATTCTTTTATGGTATGAAAAAAAAGGGCGTAAATCTCTCCCTTGGCGTGATAAAACCTCAAAAAATCGTGCTTATAGAGTTTTGGTAAGTGAAATTATGCTACAACAAACCCAAGTTAAAACGATTCTAGAACGATTTTATTTTCCTTTTTTAGAAAAATTTCCCACCCTAGAAACTCTCTCTAAGGCTAAGGAAGAAGAAGTTTTATTGCAATGGCGCGGACTTGGGTATTATACTCGCGCAAGAAATCTCTTAAAATGCGCTAAGATTTGTTGTGAATCTCATAAAGGTATCCTACCCAAAGATATAGAATCTCTCCAAAAGCTTCCAGGGATTGGTCGCTACACTGCAGGGGCGATTGCTTGTTTTGGTTATGATAGAGCAGTGAGTTTTGTTGATTCTAATATCAAACGAATCTTAACGCGTTTCTTTGCCTTGCAATCCCCTAGCCCAAAACTCCTTGAATCAAAGGCAAAGACAATCCTTAACACACAAGAACCTTTTAATCATAATCAAGCCCTTTTAGACATTGGCGCTACTCTCTGCACTCCTAAAAATCCCAAATGCACACAATGCCCACTCCAGCCCTTTTGCCAAGGCAAAGAAAATCCTACATTCTACACACCCACTAAAAAAACTGCTTTACTAAAACAAACTTTAGAGATTGGAATCTTTATTCAAGATTCCAAATTTGCTTTAACCAAAAGCCAAACTAAGCTTTATTATAACCTTTATAATTTCCCCCTTATCTCACCTCCCAAATCCCACCAAACTAACAAGCTAGGAATCCTCAAACACGCTTATACCAAATACAATTTAACACTTCATCTCTACTCACTGCAATCTCAAGAACTACTCCAGCAAACCCAGCAAAAAATTGAATTTTTTACCCAAGAAGAACTCAAAAATCTCCCTATTTCAAGTATGACTTTAAAAATTTTAGACTTTTTAAAGAAAAGCACTATTAATTAA
- a CDS encoding NAD(P)-dependent alcohol dehydrogenase, whose product MLLDSNLNEIKEGKRITAKGYAVQHKDDTFKPFEFSRHALGESDILIEILYAGICHSDIHSARSEWHKGIYPMVPGHEIAGRVVAVGSKVSKFKVGDYAGVGCMVNSCGECEACKASNEQYCERGMVATYDCKDYCHNDEPTYGGYSNNIVVSEKFAVTVPQDAPLEKVAPLLCAGITTYAPLKFSKVKAGDKVAVAGFGGLGMMALKYAKQMGAEVFIFARNKNKEQDALKLGATKLYDTTDPKVVTERFDLIISTIPTPYDITAYLKLLKLGGEMGIVGLPPSEVDPKIGAQGLIFNAHKKVYGSLIGGMKETQEMLDFSLKHKIYPETEIIAANQINEAYENLTTGKAKFRYVIDMKTLEDN is encoded by the coding sequence ATGTTATTAGATTCAAACCTCAATGAAATCAAAGAAGGCAAAAGAATCACCGCCAAAGGTTATGCGGTGCAACACAAAGATGATACCTTCAAGCCTTTTGAATTTTCTCGCCACGCTTTGGGGGAAAGCGACATTTTAATCGAGATTTTATATGCTGGAATCTGCCATAGCGATATCCACTCTGCACGCAGTGAGTGGCATAAGGGAATCTATCCTATGGTGCCAGGACACGAAATAGCAGGGCGTGTTGTGGCAGTTGGTAGCAAGGTAAGCAAATTTAAAGTCGGAGATTATGCAGGGGTTGGTTGTATGGTCAATTCTTGTGGGGAATGCGAAGCGTGTAAGGCAAGTAACGAGCAGTATTGCGAACGCGGTATGGTCGCTACTTATGATTGCAAAGATTATTGCCATAATGATGAGCCTACTTATGGTGGATATTCTAACAACATTGTAGTAAGCGAAAAGTTTGCTGTAACGGTGCCACAAGATGCCCCACTTGAAAAGGTCGCACCATTGCTTTGCGCAGGGATTACTACGTATGCACCACTGAAATTTAGCAAGGTAAAGGCTGGAGATAAAGTCGCTGTAGCAGGGTTTGGTGGGCTTGGTATGATGGCACTTAAATATGCTAAGCAAATGGGTGCTGAAGTGTTTATTTTTGCAAGAAACAAAAACAAAGAACAAGATGCCCTCAAACTCGGCGCTACAAAGCTATATGACACGACAGATCCTAAAGTTGTTACAGAACGATTTGATCTTATTATTTCCACTATTCCTACGCCTTATGACATTACCGCATATCTCAAGCTCCTTAAGCTTGGTGGAGAAATGGGAATTGTTGGGCTTCCACCTTCTGAAGTGGATCCAAAAATTGGAGCGCAAGGACTTATTTTTAATGCACACAAAAAAGTGTATGGCTCACTCATTGGCGGTATGAAAGAAACTCAAGAAATGCTAGATTTTTCGCTAAAACACAAAATCTATCCAGAGACAGAAATTATTGCAGCAAATCAAATCAATGAAGCATATGAAAATCTCACAACAGGCAAGGCAAAATTCCGCTATGTCATCGATATGAAAACGCTTGAAGACAATTAA
- the ribA gene encoding GTP cyclohydrolase II, giving the protein MMNIQISNEANLPTRFGNFKIRSFRETKTISNETYLLEHLVIKTKEIPQNPLVRVHSECLTGDALGSLKCDCGGELQEALKLISKEQGMVIYLRQEGRGIGLFNKVNAYALQDEGLDTLEANLKLGFKGDERDYAIVKTILEYYNLKKIRLLTNNPAKINYFSNFIEVERTPIIIPCNEHNAHYLEVKKEKMGHLL; this is encoded by the coding sequence ATAATGAATATACAAATTTCAAATGAAGCCAATCTTCCAACAAGATTTGGAAATTTTAAAATACGCTCCTTTAGAGAAACTAAAACAATCTCTAATGAAACTTATCTTCTTGAACATCTTGTTATTAAAACAAAAGAAATTCCACAAAATCCTTTAGTTAGAGTGCATTCAGAGTGCCTAACTGGAGATGCACTAGGGAGTTTAAAATGCGATTGTGGTGGAGAATTACAAGAAGCCCTAAAGCTCATCTCCAAAGAACAAGGAATGGTAATCTATCTACGCCAAGAAGGTCGTGGAATAGGACTTTTTAACAAAGTTAATGCCTATGCACTACAAGATGAAGGGCTAGATACTCTAGAGGCTAATTTAAAATTAGGATTTAAAGGTGATGAGAGAGATTATGCGATTGTAAAAACTATTTTAGAATATTACAATCTCAAAAAAATCCGTCTGCTAACCAACAATCCTGCAAAAATTAATTATTTCTCAAATTTTATAGAAGTGGAACGCACACCCATTATCATTCCTTGCAATGAACATAATGCACATTACCTTGAAGTCAAAAAAGAAAAAATGGGACATCTCCTCTAA
- the fumC gene encoding class II fumarate hydratase, protein MDYRIEHDTMGEVKVPNDKYWGAQTQRSFENFKIGIEKMPKELICAFANLKKSLAIVNCKLKKLPEDKKNAITQACDEIIAGKFDDNFPLAIWQTGSGTQSNMNLNEVIANRATEILGGDFRKEKLIHPNDHVNMSQSSNDTFPTAMSIVAVTQVEKKLIPAIDTLINTFKQKVEDFKDIIKIGRTHLQDATPLTLGQEFSGYLSMLEHSKAQILSSLPTLRELAIGGTAVGTGLNAHPQLSEMVSEELSQLLGTKFVSSPNKFHALTSHDAINFTHGAMKGLAANLMKIANDIRWLASGPRCGLGEINIPENEPGSSIMPGKVNPTQCEAITMVAVQVMGNDATIGFAASQGNFELNVFKPVIIYNFLQSLDLLANSILSFNVHCATGITANKEKIDYNLHNSLMLVTALNPHIGYENAAKVAKNAHKKGISLKESAKELGLVSEEDFNQYIDPSKMIGPKA, encoded by the coding sequence ATGGATTACAGAATCGAACATGACACAATGGGTGAAGTTAAAGTTCCTAATGATAAATACTGGGGTGCACAAACACAACGAAGTTTTGAAAATTTTAAAATTGGGATTGAAAAAATGCCAAAAGAGCTTATTTGTGCTTTTGCTAATCTCAAAAAGTCTCTTGCAATTGTTAATTGCAAACTTAAAAAATTACCAGAAGACAAAAAAAATGCCATTACTCAAGCGTGTGATGAAATTATCGCGGGTAAATTTGATGATAATTTCCCACTAGCAATTTGGCAAACTGGCTCTGGAACACAAAGTAACATGAATCTTAATGAAGTTATTGCCAATCGTGCCACAGAAATTTTAGGGGGTGATTTTAGAAAAGAAAAACTTATCCACCCAAATGATCATGTTAATATGTCTCAAAGCTCTAATGACACTTTTCCAACTGCAATGAGCATAGTCGCTGTTACACAAGTAGAGAAAAAATTGATTCCTGCAATTGATACACTTATAAATACCTTTAAACAAAAAGTGGAAGATTTTAAAGACATTATTAAAATTGGTAGGACACATTTACAAGATGCAACTCCACTAACTTTAGGTCAAGAATTTAGTGGTTATCTCTCTATGCTAGAGCATTCTAAAGCCCAAATTCTTTCTTCTTTACCTACCTTAAGGGAATTAGCCATTGGTGGAACAGCCGTTGGAACAGGTCTTAATGCACATCCACAATTAAGCGAAATGGTAAGTGAAGAATTAAGCCAACTATTAGGCACAAAATTTGTTTCTAGTCCCAACAAATTTCACGCCCTAACAAGCCACGATGCTATTAACTTCACTCATGGCGCAATGAAAGGCTTAGCTGCTAATTTAATGAAAATTGCCAATGATATTCGTTGGCTTGCAAGTGGTCCTAGATGCGGTCTTGGAGAAATTAATATCCCCGAAAATGAACCTGGAAGCTCTATAATGCCCGGCAAAGTTAATCCTACGCAATGTGAAGCTATTACAATGGTAGCCGTGCAAGTTATGGGTAATGATGCAACCATTGGTTTTGCAGCAAGTCAAGGTAATTTTGAACTTAATGTCTTTAAGCCTGTTATTATCTACAACTTCCTTCAAAGCCTTGATTTACTAGCCAATTCAATCCTTTCTTTTAATGTTCATTGCGCTACTGGAATCACTGCTAATAAAGAAAAAATTGATTATAATTTACACAATTCATTAATGTTAGTAACTGCCTTAAATCCACACATTGGATATGAAAATGCCGCCAAAGTAGCTAAAAATGCTCACAAAAAAGGAATCTCACTTAAAGAAAGTGCTAAAGAATTAGGATTAGTTAGCGAAGAAGATTTTAATCAATATATTGATCCTAGCAAAATGATTGGACCTAAAGCTTAA
- a CDS encoding HypC/HybG/HupF family hydrogenase formation chaperone: MCLAIPSKVIAIDSNTNTATLDTLGVTREASLDLMNEEVNIGDYVLLHIGYVMGKIDEEQAKLSLETYEEIIKSIEEEERELQNANAK; encoded by the coding sequence ATGTGTCTAGCCATACCTTCTAAAGTGATTGCTATTGATTCTAATACCAATACTGCTACATTAGATACGCTTGGAGTGACGCGAGAAGCAAGTTTGGATTTAATGAATGAAGAAGTGAATATTGGAGACTATGTGCTTTTGCATATTGGTTATGTGATGGGAAAAATTGATGAAGAACAAGCTAAGCTTTCACTAGAGACTTATGAAGAGATTATTAAGTCTATTGAAGAAGAAGAGAGGGAATTGCAAAACGCGAATGCAAAGTGA
- a CDS encoding molybdopterin molybdotransferase MoeA, producing the protein MQEKISYTQAKEILNLQNIFPKGIERVFLHESLNRILSQDIFAPSDMPALNLSNMDGYAIYSVMAKNANESFEILQENPAGNKEILELPTNKPCAIKTFTGAAIPKNADMLVPIEWVEVKDNRLIIKQIPKIGEFIRKKGDNYKKGEKLLSKGTKINSHHIGLLASLNQVFVEVYERPKVGILVNGNEIVELGENSDLPNSIYNTNGHLLYAKILENGGIPKLYPILKDNKEQIQSCLQTALSECDLILSTGGASVGDYDFIRQISQQQEEQVVFRGVRIKPGQHILYAHFGGKQFFGLPGFPNSTLVTFELFAKIILVKLCGSKPHQESIQVTLDEDLQKNDSRLEFRVCNVRNQAGIFSIDFLGKKDFQSAILNNFCPLDDSRVGLAILENQTKKGESIEVLLL; encoded by the coding sequence ATGCAAGAAAAAATCTCATACACACAAGCCAAAGAAATCCTAAACTTACAAAACATCTTCCCCAAAGGTATAGAGAGAGTTTTTTTACATGAATCTTTAAATAGAATTCTCTCACAAGATATTTTTGCTCCTAGCGATATGCCAGCACTTAATCTCTCCAATATGGATGGATATGCGATTTATTCTGTTATGGCAAAAAATGCTAATGAAAGTTTTGAAATCTTGCAAGAAAACCCCGCAGGAAATAAAGAAATCTTAGAACTTCCAACCAACAAACCTTGTGCGATAAAAACTTTCACTGGTGCAGCAATCCCAAAAAACGCCGATATGCTCGTGCCAATAGAATGGGTAGAAGTCAAGGATAATCGTCTTATTATCAAGCAGATTCCAAAAATAGGAGAATTCATCCGCAAAAAAGGCGACAACTATAAAAAAGGCGAAAAACTTCTCTCAAAAGGCACGAAAATAAACTCTCATCATATCGGACTTTTAGCAAGTCTTAATCAAGTCTTTGTCGAAGTCTATGAAAGACCAAAAGTAGGGATTTTAGTCAATGGAAATGAAATTGTAGAGCTTGGAGAAAATAGTGATTTGCCAAACTCCATTTACAATACAAATGGGCATTTGCTTTATGCAAAGATTCTAGAAAACGGCGGAATCCCAAAGTTATATCCCATCTTAAAAGATAATAAAGAGCAAATCCAATCTTGCCTCCAAACTGCACTAAGCGAATGCGATTTGATTCTCTCTACAGGGGGTGCAAGTGTTGGAGATTATGATTTTATTAGACAAATTTCACAACAGCAAGAAGAACAAGTAGTTTTTAGAGGAGTGCGCATTAAACCAGGTCAGCATATACTTTATGCGCATTTTGGAGGGAAGCAGTTTTTTGGATTACCAGGTTTTCCAAACTCCACCTTGGTAACTTTTGAACTTTTTGCAAAAATCATTTTAGTAAAACTTTGTGGCAGCAAACCTCACCAAGAATCCATTCAAGTAACCTTAGATGAAGATTTACAAAAAAATGATTCAAGATTAGAATTTAGAGTGTGCAATGTAAGGAATCAAGCAGGGATTTTTAGCATTGATTTTCTTGGCAAAAAAGACTTTCAAAGTGCTATTTTAAATAATTTCTGCCCTTTAGATGATTCAAGGGTTGGCTTAGCAATCCTAGAAAATCAAACCAAAAAAGGCGAATCAATTGAAGTCTTACTCCTATAA